One Paraburkholderia kururiensis DNA window includes the following coding sequences:
- a CDS encoding D-amino acid dehydrogenase, whose protein sequence is MKTVVLGGGIVGVTTAYFLAKAGDEVVVLDRRDGVALETSFANAGLIAPGHSYTWASPRAPKILLKSLFTEGQALRLKPKADWRMWAWCWLFLQNCTAERSRRNTSIKVRLCRYAQQQLQQATQEERLAYDRISGGLLYLYRDPASFERGVSNMAILADNGLPLETLDRQAVMAREPALRAAGGDIAGAIYCPTDESGDAHLFTRALEQRCRELGVDFRFGTAIDGISASGDAVDYVQTSAGRVTADRYVLALGSYSPLLARGLGYRLPVYPVKGYSVTLPIEASHESPTLGGVEENQLVAWARFGQRLRLTATAEFCGYDTAHTPADFTHMLATARALFPNGADYARPSYWAGLRPMTPEGTPLIGATRHRNLFLNTGHGHMGWTMSCGTAKILADVMSGRQPDIDISGMTLQ, encoded by the coding sequence ATGAAAACCGTTGTGCTGGGCGGCGGGATCGTGGGCGTGACGACGGCCTATTTTCTGGCGAAGGCGGGCGACGAGGTGGTGGTGCTCGATCGTCGCGATGGCGTCGCGCTCGAAACCAGTTTCGCGAATGCCGGCCTCATCGCGCCGGGGCACTCGTACACATGGGCGTCGCCGCGCGCGCCCAAGATCCTGCTCAAGTCGCTGTTTACGGAAGGCCAGGCGCTGCGGCTCAAACCGAAGGCCGACTGGCGGATGTGGGCGTGGTGCTGGCTGTTCCTGCAGAACTGCACGGCTGAACGTTCGCGTCGTAATACGTCGATCAAGGTGCGGCTTTGCCGCTATGCGCAGCAGCAGCTCCAGCAGGCGACGCAGGAAGAAAGGCTGGCTTACGACCGGATCAGCGGCGGGTTGCTGTACCTGTATCGCGATCCCGCGTCGTTCGAACGCGGCGTGTCGAACATGGCGATCCTCGCCGACAACGGACTGCCGCTCGAAACGCTCGACCGGCAGGCGGTGATGGCGCGCGAGCCCGCACTACGAGCAGCCGGTGGCGACATCGCTGGCGCGATCTACTGCCCTACCGACGAAAGCGGCGACGCGCATCTGTTTACCCGCGCGCTCGAACAGCGTTGCCGTGAACTCGGCGTCGACTTTCGCTTCGGCACCGCGATCGACGGCATCAGCGCGAGCGGGGATGCCGTGGACTACGTGCAGACATCGGCAGGGCGCGTCACAGCCGACCGCTACGTGCTCGCGCTGGGGTCGTATTCGCCGTTGCTGGCTCGCGGACTCGGCTACCGGCTGCCGGTTTATCCCGTCAAAGGGTATTCGGTCACGCTGCCGATCGAGGCGTCGCACGAATCGCCCACGCTGGGCGGCGTCGAAGAGAATCAACTCGTCGCGTGGGCGCGCTTCGGTCAGCGGCTGCGCCTCACCGCGACAGCGGAGTTTTGCGGTTACGACACAGCGCACACGCCTGCCGATTTCACTCACATGCTCGCGACCGCGCGAGCGTTGTTCCCGAACGGCGCCGATTATGCGCGGCCTTCTTACTGGGCCGGATTGCGGCCGATGACGCCCGAGGGTACGCCGCTGATCGGCGCCACGCGACACCGCAACCTGTTTCTCAACACGGGGCACGGGCACATGGGCTGGACCATGTCCTGCGGCACCGCGAAGATCCTCGCCGACGTGATGAGCGGACGGCAGCCGGACATCGATATCTCAGGGATGACACTACAGTGA
- a CDS encoding branched-chain amino acid ABC transporter permease: MSSFLVHLLTSACLSAMMALGLNLQAGYAGMVNFGFVAFAGLGAYAAGIASQLGWTLPAALALALAAAGALAVAIARLGRQLSSDYWGIATLAIAEILRTVALNETWLTGGAQGIGGIPPLFGGLAAPWSDLAFLGVAAGCLALVYAAYRRIVRSRFGRALKVMREEPALAVCFGYDPLSLKTRASVAAALPAALAGALLTWYISYVGPDTMLSSETFALWTIVMVGGLGSHAGVLVGAVLVQAVYSFAPFLKDWFGVGSDLAGAVRLGLVGLMLLACLMWRPRGLLPERLETHL; the protein is encoded by the coding sequence GTGTCTAGCTTCCTTGTCCATCTGCTGACCTCGGCCTGCCTCTCCGCGATGATGGCGCTCGGACTCAACCTGCAGGCGGGCTACGCGGGCATGGTCAACTTCGGCTTCGTCGCGTTCGCCGGGCTCGGGGCGTACGCCGCCGGCATCGCCTCGCAGCTCGGCTGGACGCTGCCCGCCGCACTCGCCCTCGCGCTCGCAGCGGCGGGCGCGCTGGCCGTCGCGATTGCGCGGCTCGGCCGCCAGCTGTCGTCGGACTACTGGGGCATCGCGACGCTCGCGATTGCGGAGATCCTGCGCACCGTAGCGCTCAACGAAACGTGGCTGACGGGCGGCGCCCAGGGCATCGGCGGCATCCCGCCGCTGTTCGGCGGTCTCGCCGCGCCGTGGTCCGACCTTGCCTTCCTCGGCGTCGCCGCCGGCTGCCTTGCGCTCGTGTACGCCGCCTATCGCCGCATCGTGCGCAGCCGCTTCGGCCGTGCACTGAAGGTCATGCGAGAAGAACCGGCGCTCGCCGTCTGCTTCGGCTACGACCCGCTTTCGCTGAAGACGCGCGCCAGCGTCGCGGCCGCGCTGCCCGCCGCGCTGGCGGGGGCGCTGCTCACCTGGTACATCAGCTACGTCGGGCCGGACACGATGCTGTCGTCCGAAACCTTCGCGCTCTGGACGATCGTGATGGTCGGCGGCCTCGGCAGCCATGCGGGCGTGCTCGTGGGCGCGGTGCTGGTTCAGGCCGTGTATTCCTTCGCGCCTTTCCTGAAGGACTGGTTCGGTGTCGGCAGCGACCTCGCGGGCGCGGTCCGGCTCGGCCTCGTCGGGCTCATGCTGCTCGCCTGCCTGATGTGGCGGCCGCGCGGTCTGCTGCCCGAACGTCTGGAGACTCACCTATGA
- a CDS encoding Asp/Glu racemase, with protein sequence MSELLSNCVERSASPYARFSFSLDDGIARRAAIGLVVLATDHTIEYEWRRMLALEGVAFYESRVANSAEITAATLEQMDGRIRAGVELIRPGEHLDVVAFGCTSASMVLGEERVFERIHEARPDVACTTPITAARVALGALGARGVALLTPYERPINEAMARYLQDRNVDVVRIGSFEHRDDNEVARIDRASIEHAVFELASDPAVDAMFVSCTSLRLADAIAGFEARLDKPVLSSNHALAWHALRLAGVTDALPQFGRLFTV encoded by the coding sequence GTGAGCGAACTTCTCTCGAATTGCGTCGAGCGCAGCGCGAGCCCCTATGCGCGCTTCAGCTTCTCGCTGGATGACGGTATCGCGCGGCGCGCCGCAATCGGTCTTGTCGTACTCGCGACGGATCACACGATCGAATACGAATGGCGCCGGATGCTCGCGCTCGAAGGTGTGGCGTTCTACGAAAGCCGCGTCGCGAATTCGGCGGAAATCACGGCGGCCACGCTCGAACAGATGGACGGCCGGATCCGCGCCGGCGTGGAGCTGATCCGGCCCGGCGAACACCTCGACGTCGTCGCCTTCGGCTGTACGTCGGCATCGATGGTGCTTGGCGAGGAACGTGTCTTCGAGCGCATCCACGAGGCGCGCCCGGACGTGGCGTGCACGACGCCGATTACCGCGGCGCGGGTGGCGCTCGGCGCGCTCGGCGCACGAGGGGTGGCGCTCCTCACGCCCTACGAGCGGCCTATCAACGAAGCGATGGCGCGCTACCTGCAGGACCGCAACGTCGACGTGGTGCGGATAGGGTCGTTCGAACATCGCGACGACAACGAGGTCGCGAGAATCGACCGCGCGTCCATCGAGCACGCGGTATTCGAACTGGCGAGCGATCCTGCCGTCGACGCGATGTTCGTGTCGTGCACCAGCCTTCGGCTTGCCGACGCCATTGCAGGCTTCGAGGCGCGGCTCGACAAGCCGGTTTTGTCGAGCAATCATGCGTTGGCCTGGCATGCGCTGCGGCTGGCAGGCGTGACCGACGCTTTGCCGCAGTTCGGCAGACTGTTCACGGTCTGA
- a CDS encoding ABC transporter ATP-binding protein — translation MSALLELDGIAIRYGGNTVLSGLTLSVGSGEIVGLLGPNGSGKSTVLNAVTGFAPLASGEIRFDGRRIDRFAPQRIAQLGIRRTFQLPSMPARMSVLELTMAASSVRHGLAAALLRGPSLRELERETRARATALLDELKLSAVAHLPAASISGGQKKLLGIACAMMTAPKLLLLDEPTAGVHPNLRGELVAELRRIHALGVTLVVIEHDMHFIRELCDRCIVLDRGAAIANCKPVELERNRRVLDAYLGRARGGRRPLEAS, via the coding sequence ATGAGCGCCCTTCTCGAGCTGGATGGCATCGCCATCCGCTATGGCGGCAACACCGTGCTGTCGGGACTCACGCTCTCGGTCGGCAGCGGCGAGATTGTGGGCCTGCTGGGCCCGAACGGCTCCGGCAAGAGCACGGTGCTGAATGCCGTGACCGGTTTCGCGCCGCTCGCAAGCGGCGAGATCCGCTTCGACGGCCGCCGCATCGACCGCTTCGCGCCGCAGCGCATCGCGCAACTCGGCATTCGCCGTACCTTCCAGCTTCCGTCCATGCCAGCCCGGATGTCGGTACTCGAACTGACGATGGCCGCCTCGTCGGTGCGTCACGGACTCGCGGCGGCGCTGCTGCGCGGCCCCTCGCTGCGCGAACTCGAACGCGAAACGCGCGCCCGGGCCACCGCGCTGCTCGACGAACTCAAGCTCTCGGCCGTGGCACATCTGCCCGCGGCGTCGATCTCCGGCGGCCAGAAGAAGCTGCTCGGCATTGCCTGCGCCATGATGACCGCGCCGAAGCTGCTGCTGCTCGACGAACCGACGGCCGGCGTTCATCCGAATCTGCGCGGCGAACTGGTTGCGGAACTGCGGCGCATCCACGCGCTCGGCGTAACGCTCGTCGTGATCGAACACGACATGCATTTCATCCGCGAGCTGTGCGACCGCTGCATCGTGCTCGATCGCGGCGCGGCCATCGCCAACTGCAAGCCGGTCGAACTGGAGCGCAACCGGCGCGTGCTCGATGCGTATCTCGGCCGCGCGCGCGGCGGCCGCCGGCCGCTGGAGGCGTCATGA
- a CDS encoding ABC transporter substrate-binding protein, whose product MKLYRWSAGVAAVWCLCASNAWAQVSLGAVLPLTGSSASIGEDQRRGIELAVAKINAQGGVLGQKLQVKVEDSGGTANTALDATRKLATVDHVPVVLGEFSSSVTIPIGQFLVRQGEVHVNIGSSSQQIRKIGAGSFSVIGLDDLSARFAAQDVYARKLRHVAFIAPNNGYGQGLASEFKKRFEALGGTVVSLVLYTEGQSTYRRELEQAARAKPDAYVYSAYGQEAATLNRQAYEMQLNKAPWYGIYLTMCTSDTTPQIAQGQIGLEVAAGGANAKSYADAYQAAYKEAPRSAFGSYAYDATMLAAAAINSAHSTDPAKIRAAMDALGKGYDGVTGDIAFDSDGQRAVQPYEKVVFRQAVVAQ is encoded by the coding sequence ATGAAGCTGTATCGCTGGAGTGCCGGAGTCGCTGCCGTGTGGTGTCTGTGCGCGTCGAACGCATGGGCGCAGGTCAGCCTTGGGGCCGTGTTGCCGTTGACGGGATCGAGCGCCTCGATCGGTGAGGATCAGCGGCGCGGCATCGAACTCGCTGTCGCGAAGATCAATGCACAGGGCGGCGTGCTGGGCCAGAAACTGCAGGTCAAGGTCGAGGACTCGGGCGGCACGGCCAACACCGCACTCGACGCGACGCGCAAGCTCGCCACCGTCGATCATGTGCCCGTCGTGCTGGGCGAGTTCTCGTCGTCGGTGACGATTCCGATCGGCCAGTTCCTCGTCAGACAGGGCGAGGTACACGTCAACATCGGCTCGTCGAGCCAGCAGATCCGCAAGATCGGTGCGGGCTCGTTCAGCGTGATCGGACTCGACGACCTCTCGGCGCGCTTCGCCGCACAGGACGTCTACGCGCGCAAGTTGCGCCACGTCGCGTTCATCGCGCCGAACAACGGCTACGGGCAGGGTCTTGCCAGCGAGTTCAAGAAACGCTTCGAGGCACTCGGCGGCACCGTCGTGTCGCTCGTGCTCTATACCGAGGGGCAGTCCACCTATCGCCGCGAACTCGAACAGGCGGCACGCGCGAAACCCGACGCCTACGTGTACAGCGCGTACGGTCAGGAAGCCGCAACGCTGAATCGCCAGGCCTACGAGATGCAGCTCAACAAAGCGCCGTGGTACGGCATCTATCTGACCATGTGCACGAGCGATACGACGCCGCAGATCGCACAAGGACAGATCGGCCTGGAAGTCGCGGCGGGCGGCGCGAACGCAAAGTCGTACGCCGACGCCTATCAGGCCGCCTACAAGGAGGCGCCGCGTTCGGCGTTCGGCAGCTATGCCTACGACGCCACGATGCTCGCCGCCGCGGCCATCAACAGCGCGCATTCGACGGACCCCGCGAAGATCCGCGCGGCAATGGACGCGCTCGGCAAGGGCTACGACGGCGTGACCGGCGACATCGCGTTCGACAGCGACGGCCAGCGCGCGGTCCAGCCGTACGAGAAGGTGGTCTTCAGGCAGGCCGTCGTCGCGCAGTGA
- a CDS encoding ABC transporter ATP-binding protein, which yields MIEVDQLVAGYTKGIDILHGVSLRVGAVEIVSILGPNGCGKSTLLKAIAGFVLPRSGTVTMQGRDLAREPVHRKVRHHGIGYVPQTDNVFGALTVRENLMLGGQGMSSFPREARIEELCEQYPVLRRRYRAPAAALSGGERQIVSLARALVPRPAMLLLDEPSAGLSPKMVDEVFDAIVRMRDTEHIAVLMVEQNAIEALRIADRGIVLTMGRVALEGPAAELLESDDMRRLYLGGRAA from the coding sequence ATGATCGAAGTCGACCAACTCGTTGCCGGCTACACCAAGGGCATCGACATCCTGCATGGCGTGTCGCTGCGCGTGGGCGCCGTGGAGATCGTGTCGATCCTCGGTCCGAACGGCTGCGGCAAGTCCACGCTGCTCAAGGCCATCGCCGGATTCGTGCTGCCGCGCTCGGGCACGGTGACGATGCAGGGCCGCGACCTCGCGCGCGAGCCCGTGCATCGCAAGGTGCGCCACCACGGCATCGGCTACGTACCGCAGACCGACAACGTATTCGGCGCCCTGACCGTGCGCGAGAACCTGATGCTCGGCGGCCAGGGCATGTCGTCGTTTCCGCGCGAGGCACGCATCGAGGAGCTGTGCGAGCAATACCCGGTGCTGCGGCGTCGCTACCGTGCGCCGGCCGCGGCGCTCTCGGGCGGCGAGCGGCAGATCGTGTCGCTCGCACGGGCGCTCGTGCCGCGGCCCGCCATGCTGCTGCTCGACGAACCGTCGGCCGGCCTGTCGCCAAAGATGGTGGACGAAGTGTTCGACGCGATTGTCCGCATGCGCGACACCGAACACATCGCCGTGCTGATGGTGGAGCAGAACGCGATCGAGGCGCTGCGCATTGCCGATCGCGGCATCGTGCTGACGATGGGCCGCGTGGCGCTCGAAGGTCCCGCCGCCGAACTGCTCGAAAGCGACGACATGCGGCGGCTCTACCTTGGCGGGAGAGCCGCATGA
- a CDS encoding MFS transporter translates to MNPATSGTGGTSGTGGTSGTGTAAAAPQARPATVMAAVACGFVMAMLDVTIVNVALKAMQNSLAISLTTLVWVVDAYTLSFAALLLLGGALANRYGSKTIYLLGLALFVAASALCALAATPAMLIAARLAQGVGAALFMPSSLSLLTLAFPPGPLRTRMIGLWGSLVSAAMALGPCVGGVLVDAIGWRGIFWVNLPVGVVGLWLTRRHVARSPRHAGPLNGAGHLFAATALAALSLTLIQGPSLGWTSPAIVASAMATIAATAAFVLRERFARYRILSAALLGERRFVAGSLLGLAINFGILAEIFLISLYLQQQRGSSPLATGFQLFPLMAMFGIGNLATARVSARLGSRGALLAGLALATLGSAALLAIDVLPYGAIALCIGVANFGAGLAIPAMNLVVMQAARPEDANLAAASLNASRQIGSLVGVAIASVVLHSFADAGRATAAGFAIIAAAYAGGFAVVVRAIKPG, encoded by the coding sequence ATGAACCCGGCCACCTCCGGCACGGGCGGCACCAGCGGCACGGGCGGCACCAGCGGCACGGGCACGGCGGCCGCCGCACCGCAGGCGCGCCCCGCGACAGTCATGGCGGCCGTCGCGTGCGGCTTCGTGATGGCGATGCTCGACGTGACCATCGTGAACGTCGCACTGAAGGCGATGCAGAACAGCCTCGCGATATCGCTGACGACGCTCGTCTGGGTCGTCGACGCATACACGCTCAGCTTCGCCGCGCTGCTGCTGTTGGGCGGCGCGCTGGCAAACCGTTACGGCTCGAAGACGATCTATCTGCTCGGGCTCGCGCTGTTCGTCGCGGCGTCGGCGCTGTGCGCGCTCGCGGCGACACCCGCGATGCTGATCGCCGCGCGCCTCGCGCAAGGCGTGGGTGCCGCGCTCTTCATGCCGAGTTCGTTGAGCCTCTTGACGCTCGCGTTTCCGCCGGGCCCGCTGCGCACCCGCATGATCGGCCTCTGGGGCTCGCTCGTGTCCGCCGCGATGGCGCTTGGGCCGTGTGTCGGCGGCGTGCTGGTGGATGCGATCGGCTGGCGCGGCATCTTCTGGGTCAACCTGCCGGTCGGGGTCGTGGGCTTATGGCTGACCCGGCGCCACGTTGCACGTTCGCCGCGCCATGCCGGGCCGCTCAACGGCGCGGGCCATCTGTTCGCCGCGACGGCGCTCGCCGCGCTGAGCCTGACGCTGATCCAGGGGCCGAGCCTCGGCTGGACCTCGCCCGCCATCGTCGCCAGCGCAATGGCGACGATCGCGGCCACCGCTGCCTTCGTGCTGCGCGAGCGGTTCGCCCGCTACCGCATCCTGTCGGCCGCGCTGCTCGGCGAGCGGCGCTTCGTGGCCGGCAGCCTGCTCGGCCTCGCCATCAACTTCGGCATCCTCGCCGAGATCTTTCTGATCAGCCTCTACCTCCAGCAGCAACGCGGATCGAGTCCGCTCGCGACCGGCTTCCAGCTGTTTCCGCTGATGGCGATGTTCGGCATCGGCAATCTCGCCACCGCGCGCGTCAGCGCACGGCTCGGCTCGCGCGGCGCGCTGCTCGCCGGCCTTGCGCTCGCGACGCTCGGCAGTGCCGCACTGCTCGCCATCGACGTGTTGCCGTACGGCGCGATCGCGCTGTGCATCGGCGTCGCCAACTTCGGCGCGGGCCTCGCGATCCCGGCCATGAACCTGGTCGTCATGCAGGCCGCGCGCCCCGAGGATGCCAACCTCGCCGCCGCGTCGCTCAACGCGAGCCGGCAGATCGGCTCGCTCGTCGGCGTGGCCATCGCGTCGGTCGTACTGCACAGCTTCGCCGATGCCGGCCGCGCCACCGCCGCCGGTTTCGCGATCATCGCGGCAGCCTACGCGGGCGGCTTCGCGGTCGTGGTCCGGGCCATCAAGCCCGGCTGA
- a CDS encoding glycosyltransferase family 2 protein, with translation MKHGTLITLYKPSAGQTDHLLRLPTLSPVVVAVDNSPQTDPVLHARLAAGGIDVIANHNRGGIAGAFNAGVEFLIGRGCDVFFIFDQDSTIPDDYFARMLEGCAAVGDRRFLVGPRIFNLNFRRDLPLFTVRRWSAQIAPIRDGAHGLQPCSVIISSGTAISLEAYRALGRFREDFFIDHVDAEYCMRAQAHGVPVCVNADVSLPHELGKPVPAQRWPRVEIFDQSALRHYYAARNCILVARDYWRRYPALLLINLITLKHIAFVLLHAREKRMKLQAILCGIADGLRGKYGRV, from the coding sequence ATGAAACATGGCACGTTGATTACGCTGTACAAGCCGAGCGCCGGACAAACCGATCACCTGCTGCGCTTGCCAACGTTGAGCCCCGTGGTCGTCGCGGTCGACAATTCCCCGCAGACCGATCCGGTCCTGCATGCACGCCTGGCCGCCGGCGGCATCGACGTCATCGCTAATCACAATCGCGGCGGCATCGCCGGCGCGTTCAACGCCGGTGTCGAATTTCTGATTGGACGCGGCTGCGACGTGTTCTTCATCTTCGATCAGGATTCGACGATTCCCGACGACTACTTTGCGCGGATGCTGGAAGGATGCGCGGCGGTGGGCGACAGGCGCTTTCTGGTCGGGCCGCGCATCTTCAACCTGAATTTCCGGCGCGACCTGCCGCTCTTCACCGTGCGGCGGTGGTCGGCGCAGATCGCGCCGATTCGCGACGGCGCGCATGGGCTGCAACCGTGCTCGGTCATCATCTCGTCCGGCACGGCGATTTCGCTCGAAGCGTATCGCGCGCTGGGCCGCTTCCGCGAAGACTTCTTCATCGACCACGTCGATGCGGAGTACTGCATGCGTGCCCAGGCGCACGGCGTGCCGGTATGCGTGAATGCGGACGTGTCGCTGCCGCATGAGCTTGGCAAGCCGGTGCCGGCGCAGCGCTGGCCGCGCGTCGAGATATTCGACCAAAGCGCGTTGCGTCACTACTACGCGGCCCGCAACTGCATCCTGGTTGCGCGCGATTACTGGCGCCGCTATCCGGCGCTGTTGCTCATCAACCTGATCACGCTCAAGCATATTGCCTTCGTGCTGCTGCACGCCCGGGAAAAGCGCATGAAGCTGCAGGCCATCCTGTGCGGAATCGCGGATGGCCTGCGCGGGAAGTACGGCCGCGTCTGA
- a CDS encoding branched-chain amino acid ABC transporter permease gives MLSFLLDVLIRTSDLLLVSIGLSTLYSLIRFPNIAHVQYAMLGAFASLGFERAGLPLVLAAAVSCTLVGCLAVLLNVFVFARLLRSGSATAMIGSLAVSLIAIALVLGTAGSRPLQYAQDLTPPLLIGGIAVSRAQLDSIACGTLTLLLFSALLYRTDLGRSMRALASNGPLALATGIDAQRVTNVITFASGVLAALGGTMLGLTESVHVNLGNGLLIPVFSAAILGGLGNPLGAAAGALLIALAETLMLNVDFGALTGYPQLAFPVAYVSAVSFLILLVALMFRPYGIFDREVRRV, from the coding sequence ATGCTGTCATTCCTGCTCGACGTCCTGATCCGCACCTCCGACCTGCTGCTCGTCTCGATCGGACTGTCCACGCTCTATTCGCTGATCCGCTTTCCCAACATCGCGCACGTGCAGTACGCGATGCTGGGCGCTTTCGCGTCGCTCGGCTTCGAACGCGCCGGGCTGCCGCTCGTACTCGCCGCCGCCGTGTCGTGCACGCTGGTGGGCTGCCTCGCGGTCCTGCTCAATGTTTTCGTATTCGCCCGGCTGCTGCGTTCGGGCAGTGCCACCGCGATGATCGGCTCGCTCGCGGTGTCGTTGATCGCCATCGCGCTCGTGCTGGGTACGGCAGGTTCGCGACCGCTCCAGTACGCGCAGGACCTGACGCCGCCCCTCTTGATCGGCGGCATCGCCGTGTCGCGGGCACAACTGGACTCGATCGCGTGCGGCACCCTCACGCTGCTGCTGTTCTCTGCGCTGTTGTACCGGACCGATCTGGGGCGCTCGATGCGCGCCCTCGCATCGAATGGTCCGCTCGCGCTCGCAACCGGCATCGACGCCCAGCGCGTCACCAACGTCATCACCTTCGCGAGCGGTGTCCTCGCCGCGCTCGGCGGCACGATGCTCGGCCTCACCGAGAGCGTGCACGTGAACCTCGGCAACGGGCTGCTCATTCCGGTGTTTTCGGCCGCGATCCTCGGCGGCCTCGGCAATCCGCTCGGCGCCGCGGCGGGCGCGCTGCTCATCGCGCTCGCCGAAACGCTGATGCTCAACGTCGATTTCGGCGCGCTGACGGGCTATCCGCAGCTGGCCTTCCCGGTGGCCTACGTGAGCGCCGTGTCGTTCCTGATCCTGCTCGTCGCGCTCATGTTCCGGCCGTACGGCATCTTCGACCGGGAGGTGCGGCGTGTCTAG
- a CDS encoding GntR family transcriptional regulator — translation MTTDSVIARNVRPTGRDSVAPKRTGMTVNEIYEQLKQMAVLYKIRPGERVNELELAERLDVSRTPIREALNRLVAENLLAFVPNRGFFIRELGEKDVFDLFELRRSIESTAVMLACERASDGDIKTLRRFWKQVMKSAERMPSDELVVNDELFHLELAAMSGNAEIGRVLQGINARIHYVRWVDVDQRRNEAFTEHLQILDALAQRDTARCVALTDTHIRWRMEEITRVVHASVVKLYAK, via the coding sequence ATGACAACGGATTCCGTGATTGCGCGGAACGTGCGTCCCACCGGGCGGGACTCCGTTGCGCCGAAGCGCACGGGCATGACGGTCAACGAGATTTACGAGCAGTTGAAGCAGATGGCGGTGCTGTACAAGATCCGGCCGGGCGAACGCGTCAACGAACTCGAGCTGGCGGAGCGCCTCGACGTGAGCCGTACGCCGATTCGCGAAGCGCTCAACCGGCTGGTGGCGGAGAACCTGCTGGCGTTCGTGCCGAACCGGGGATTTTTTATCCGCGAACTGGGCGAGAAGGACGTGTTCGATCTCTTTGAATTGCGGCGTTCGATTGAATCGACGGCGGTCATGCTCGCGTGCGAGCGCGCTTCCGACGGCGACATCAAAACGCTGCGCCGCTTCTGGAAGCAGGTGATGAAGAGCGCGGAGCGCATGCCGTCGGACGAGCTTGTCGTGAATGACGAGCTGTTCCACCTCGAGCTGGCGGCGATGTCCGGCAACGCAGAAATTGGCAGGGTGCTGCAGGGAATCAACGCGCGGATTCACTACGTCCGCTGGGTCGACGTCGATCAGCGCCGCAACGAGGCGTTCACCGAGCATCTGCAGATTCTCGATGCACTGGCGCAGCGCGACACCGCACGCTGCGTGGCGCTGACGGATACCCACATCCGCTGGCGCATGGAAGAGATCACACGCGTGGTTCACGCAAGCGTCGTGAAGCTGTACGCAAAATAA
- a CDS encoding RidA family protein yields the protein MEIKRYGAGERMSQMVVAGGFAFIAGQVADDTSLDVAGQTRQILDKLDRLLEEAKLDKRHIVSASIWLADHRSFADMNRIWDAWVPKGDAPARACVESKLAFPQYTVEIAAIAAIAAAF from the coding sequence ATGGAAATCAAGCGTTACGGAGCGGGCGAGCGGATGAGCCAGATGGTGGTGGCGGGCGGATTCGCCTTCATCGCGGGGCAGGTGGCGGACGACACGTCGCTCGACGTCGCCGGCCAGACCCGGCAGATTCTCGACAAGCTCGACCGCCTGCTGGAAGAAGCGAAACTCGACAAGCGCCACATCGTGTCCGCCAGCATCTGGCTTGCCGACCATCGCAGCTTTGCCGACATGAACCGGATCTGGGATGCGTGGGTACCGAAGGGCGATGCGCCGGCGCGCGCATGCGTCGAGTCGAAGTTGGCTTTCCCGCAGTACACGGTGGAGATCGCGGCGATTGCGGCAATCGCGGCGGCGTTCTAG